Below is a genomic region from Bacillus mycoides.
TATAAGCGGGAATTGTTTTGTTTCCTGCATGTACTCATCACCTACTCTTTAACCAATCATATTCTAAAGCAATATGACGGTGCAACTTTTTATAAATTCACATCCAGAAAAAAGCCCTATTACTAGAACATCTCATCCACATTTAAAGGAATCTACATATGCCTTCTTCCTTTAAAATCACCAAAACCCATTTACAAATCTATAAAAGTAGATATAATATCCTTATGGAACCTTTATTAATTTATAAAGCATTGTCAAATGAAACAAGATGTCAAATTTTATCATGGTTGAAAAATCCAGAAAACCATTTCGATGAAAAACCTTATCTAGAGCAAGGCCTTAGCTTTCAAGTTGGAGTATGTGTAGGAGATATCCAGCTTAAAACTGGCTTAGCCCAATCGGTTATTTCTAGTTATTTATTAACTATGAAAAAAGCAGGACTACTAGACTCTGACCGAATTGGAAAATGGACATACTATCGCCGAAATGAAAAAATAATACGAGAGTTTTCTGAATACGTTCAAAACGAATTATAAAATGAAAGCTAATAATCAATCTGCATACTAATTGATT
It encodes:
- a CDS encoding ArsR/SmtB family transcription factor — its product is MEPLLIYKALSNETRCQILSWLKNPENHFDEKPYLEQGLSFQVGVCVGDIQLKTGLAQSVISSYLLTMKKAGLLDSDRIGKWTYYRRNEKIIREFSEYVQNEL